The Halostagnicola larsenii XH-48 DNA segment ATTGGCTCAATATGAGTGAAACAACTGACGTGAAAAGTCGACTGAATTCCCTGCTGGAAAACGATTTCATCGATAGCTTCAGGAGGGGGATAAAACAGTATATGACGGATAGAATAACGATAATTTGCCTCGCATTCCTAACGATTTTGGTGTTCATCAGTGTGTTTGATCAGTTCATAATGCCGTATGAGCACGATGCCCTCCACCGGACCGCAGACGGGGAAATTGCCAGGCTAGAGTCGCCGTCATCGGACCATCTCCTTGGAACGACCTCATCTGGGGAAGACGTATTCTCGCAGTTGATTTACGGGGCAAGCTCAACCCTTCTTACAGGAGTTGTCGGAGGGTTAGTTATCGTTAGTATCGGCCTCACGATCGGGATGGTGTCGGGCTACTATGGCGGTCGAGTCGACAGTTTCCTCATGCGAGCGACTGATTTCGCGTACGGCATTCCGATTATTCCGACAGCCATCGTGCTCGTTGCCTATTTCGGGATGGGATTCTGGAGCTCGGTGCTCATAATTGGACTGTTACTGTGGCGAGGAAATGCGCGGGTCTTTCGATCACAGGTATTACAGATCAAAGAGCGCGAACACATCAAAGCTGCAAAAATGCTCGGCGCGAGCGATTGGTACGTTATCACGCGCCACATACTGCCGAATATGATGGGAATGGTCGTGCTGTTTTTCGCCCTCGGAACGGGGATTACGATCCTTCTCAGCGCCGGTCTTGCCTTCCTGGGCTTCATGGATCCGTTCGTTCCATCGTGGGGCGTGATGCTTCGGGGGGCATACTCCTCGGGGAGCATGACCGAGGCGTGGTGGTGGGCGCTTCCGCCAGGGTTTATGATTTCCTCGACGGTGCTCTCGATTTTCCTGCTCGGACGGAGTTACGAGCGAGTCAACGAAGAACAAGTCAATCAGGTTGCCTAAGACAATGACAGAGCCACTACTCGAAGTCGAAAACGTCGACATCACGTACCGGATGGATAGCGAAGACGTCCACGCCGTAACGGACGCGTCGTTCACTATCGACTCGAACGAATACTTCGGCCTCGTCGGTGAAAGCGGCTGTGGAAAGAGTACCCTCGCAAAGTCCTTGATCCGCGGACTCGACTCGAACGGTGAGGTTACCTCCGGAACGATTCGATACAAAGGAGAGGAAATTCAGGATTTTTCTGAGAAAGAGTACAACGAAAAAATCCGCTGGAAAGAGATCGCGGTGATTCCACAGGCCGCGATGAATAGTCTCAATCCGCTCACAAAACTGAGTGAGCAGGCCGTCGAAATCGCAGGGGTGCACACCGATTGGTCGGAAAAAAAGGCGATATCACGTCTCGAGGAACTGTTCGATATCGTCGGCCTCCCGGAGTCGAGAGTAACCGACTATCCCCACCAGTTCTCGGGCGGAATGAAACAGCGCGCGATCATCGCGATGTCATTGCTGTTGAATCCGACGCTGATCATCGCAGACGAACCGACGACGGCGCTGGACGTTATCATGCAAGACCAGTTCCTCAAACATATCGACAACCTGCGAGAGAAACGAGACCTCGCGTTGCTGCTCATCACCCACGACATCGCCGTCGTCTTCGAGACCTGTGATTCGCTCGCAGTGATGCACGGCGGACAGATCGCAGAGAGAGGGACGACGAAGGAAATCTTCTCCGCACCGAGACACCCGTACACGATACTCCTCCAGAAATCGTTCCCCGACGCTCGATACCCGGACCGCGAACTCGAGGTTATCGAGGGCAGTCCTCCCGCGTTGCGCGAGGAAGTAGACTACTGTACGTTCGCAAGTAGGTGTCCGTGGGCCGAACAGCAGTGTCGAGAATCAATGCCGTTAGCTGACTCGTTGAACGGCACTGATAGTCACGCAGTCGCGTGTTTTCGAAGCGACGAAATGGAGTCGTTGGCGAGCGATCATATGAACACGAACGAGACACGGCACGCAAACGCTATCGAAAGTGAGGGATACGAAGATGACGACTGACGATACCGAACCGATACTCGAACTCCGAGACGTAGAAAAGCACTTCGATCAATCGACGAACATCGCGGAAACTGTTCGCCAAACCCTCTTCGGGGAATCACAGGAGCCAGTACGCGCTGTCGATGGCGTTGACCTCGAGTTATCCGAGAATCAGGTCCACGGCATCATTGGAGAGAGCGGCTGCGGAAAGTCGACGCTCCTGTTGACGCTCATGGGAGAGCACGATCCGACATCCGGAGAGATTCTGTTCAAAGGACAGCCGATTGCGGAGTTCACGAAAGCGGACTGGAAACAACTGCGACGGAAAATTCAGGTGATCTTCCAGGATCCCTTCAACACGATGAACCCGCATTTCACCGTTCGAGAAACGCTCAAGGAACCCTTCAAGATACACGACATCGAGACGGACGAAGGGGAACTCCTGGATATGCTCGAGACGGTTCGACTGACACCGCCAGAGGAGTACATTGACCGTCGTGAATCACAGCTTTCAGGGGGCGAGAAACAGCGTGTTTCGATCGCTCGAGCGTTGATCCTCGAGCCCGAAGTCGTGCTCGCAGACGAGCCGGTATCGATGCTCGATGTATCGACCCAGGCGTCGATTCTGAAACTCCTGAGCGAACTCACCGAAGAGTATGACGTTTCGATGTTCTACGTTTCTCACGATCTGTCCACGGTGTCGTACGTGTGTGATCGAGTAAACGTCATGTATCTCGGTCGAATCATCGAAAGTGCACCAACACGGAAGATTCTCACTGATCCAAAACACCCGTATACGCAAGCGTTAATCAATGCCATTCCGATCCCAGATCCGTTCCACAAGCGGACGTGGACTGAGCTTGATGGGACACCAGGAGATGCCCAAAACCTACCCACAGGATGCCGATTTAAGGATCGCTGTCCGGAGCGAATGGATGTTTGCGACCAACAACCCGCGTTCAAGCGACACGGCGAAGGCAACTCGCATCAAGTCGCCTGTCACCTCTATGATAAGCAGACCGTAGGGCATTCGCCTGCAGAAATCACTGAGACGGGGGTGTCGGAGCAATGAGCAAACTCCACTATTACCTTCGTCGCATCGTAGTGACGATTTTCCTGATATTCGGAGTTGCGTCGTTCCTGTTCCTCGCGTTCCGGCTTATGCCGGGTGATTACGCGACGGTACTCGCCGGAGGTGGTGCATCAGCCGCGGAGTTAGAAGAGATTCGAGAGTCGTGGGGACTGAACCAACCACTATACGTACAATACTACGAATATATGACTAATCTGGTGACAGGGGACTTCGGGACATCTCACGTCTCAAGTGAACCGGTGTGGAACTACGTCAAGAACCCACTGATGAACTCGCTTATACTTGTAATGCCGGCGATCCTCGTTGCATTCGTGGTGGGATCGGTCTACGGAGGATTACTGGGGACGAGGTCGGGAACTGCACTCGAACGGTACGGTATCCTCCCCCCAACGGTCGCTGGAACGACTCCGAACTTCTTCGTCGGGATTTTGCTCCTTCTCGTGTTCTCGTCGACCCTCGGGTGGCTCCCCGTTAGTGGGATGGCTACAAGTGAAACGTATGCTGCGATCGAATCACATTACGAAATCTATCTCACAGGTGATTTTTGGAAGCACTACGTGCTCCCGTTCGCGACGATCGTTCTCACGTTCTTGTACTACCCGGCGCTGGTCATGCGAGGGAGCGTTATCGATGTGAAAGGACAGGAATACACGTACTTCCAGCGCATTGCAGGCTTACCGAGCAAAACCCGTTTCAAACACCTGATGAAACACTCATCACTCCCCGTGATTACGCTCCTCCCGGCTCAAACGGCGACCGCAATCAGTGGGCTTGTCCTCATTGAAACAGTCTTCAACTGGCCTGGCATTGGAACGCTCCTCTTCGAGTCAGTTCTCGCTCGAGATACGCCGACGATTCAGTTCCTCTTCATCCTTGTCGCAGTCTGGATAATCGTTGGGAATTTCCTCGTCGATATCTTCTATACAGTCATTGATCCACGGATTACGATTGAGGACTAGGGGCTTCGATAATTCGAGTTACTGTTAGAACTTCGTATTCAGGTCATCATATATCAGGAGCTATTCCAACGTAATACCCAAAAGCGAAAAGCAAGCGGTATTCTACAGATCGAATCCTGTTAGTGGCAGTGAGACCATAATCCCGACCTGTTCTGGACGAACTAACTGGGTGGGCCTCACAGATTTTGTACTTCTATATCGGTACAAATCGTCTCGTGGGCGGATTTAAGTCGCTGTTTTTCGTCGGCTGAAAGATCCCATTCGATGATATCGGTAACGCCGTCCAACGTAAGTACCACGGGAACACTTAAGCACCCATCACTGAATCCATACTCGCCAGCCAGCGGTGTCGAAAGGCATGTCGGCGACGGGTCGTTTGCCATCATCTTGCGAATTATTCGAACGACACCGGCGCTCGTCACCCATCTCGAGGTTTCGGACACCCCTCGTTCCTTTGCGATCTCAAACGGTATCTCGCGTGCGTATCGGCGGACATCGGATCGTTGTTCGTCGGTAAGCGTCGTTGCCACTCCATCGATACGAAGTCTCGAAAAAATCGGTACGATTTCGCTTCCGTGTTCGCCCATCACCGGACAGTAGACTGTCCCCGGGTGGACATCTTGTATCTCGCTAATGCGATGTGCCACTCGCGCGGTCTCCGATACTGAATACCCGAGAAAATACTTCCGAGACCAACCCACCTGTTTCCAGAGTCGATAGGTGATCCGATCGATCGGGTTCGAGAGAACGAGAACGGGAACGGGTCGATTTGATCGTAACGCGGGAGCGACGGAATCGACGATCGAGCGGTTCGCTTCGAGTTCGGCATCTCGAGCATCAGCCGACGTCGCATCGGCTGGTTGTGGCGCTGCCGCAGTAAAGACGATAAGATCGGGGTCAAGGTCGTCGAGTCCATCACTCCCGACCGCCTGAATAGCCCCGAACGAATCAGCTGTTTCCTGATCCACGGGCGATTGCGTGGAGTGGAACGTAGAGTGTGCGATATCGAGTCCGTGAGCCCATGCCGACTTCCTATCCTTGTCGAGGAGTGTAAGGTCCATCGTTGGTTCGACTGTTGCCAGCGTATATGCGATTGTTACTCCAATCGTGCTCGCGCCGCCGATAATGACTGTGTGCATCGTTTCATACGTTCATAGCGACCGTGATGATATATTTGTTATGTGAGCTGTCTCATAGAGACTGGTGATAGCAACTTCATAGTACTGGGACAGCTTCTCGAGATGGGTGATTTTCACACTATCACCCGTATATAACACCAATAGACGTGTTATTTCCACAGATTCTTCCGACATATAGTCAATCATACCGAATATATTGTTTCTGACTTGTTATCCGATACTCTCGGATAACTCTGTGTCGGCCGACCATTTAATTACAATAGTACTTTTGTAATTACTCCAGTCATCAGGAGAGGGTTTTGTTTACTGTTGTCTCGAATAGAGAAATATCGTTATAGGACATAAACGGAACGTCCAGAGTCTAATGCAAGTAGTCGTTTGATAAATGTATAGCCGATGTTTTCCGGATATTATCGAGTGATATTTGGGTATTTCGGATGGAGTACTACGCGCCAACCTCCACAAAGCAAGCAGTACTCTCTCGAGAAATAACGCATCCTGTGGTCACCCCTCCGTAAGGCTCGGAACACGGTGGTCGCTCTCAATTCGTGACACGATACTGGACCGTATTCCACAAATCGATGAATACGTGATGAGAGCAGCTTTTGGCCGTTCGGGTAGCATATCTATACAGCGGCACCGACGATCAACGTGCAGAATTTAGCTGGGATGGCATCGCACCGAGGTAGGCTGTACGTAGGTAGCCGGACAAGCGGAAACCAAAAATCCACCACATGCCTTCTCAGCGAGGATGGAATTTCAGCCAACTTCACGAACTACCACAGGGAGAGAGCAAAATCGGAGATGAATATCAGAGTGGCCTTACGAGACGGGGCTCAAGTCCATCTGAGAATCCGCTGTCGAAGCATTCGGAGTGCTCGATCGAGGGCAAAGCCGAGAATCATGATCGCAATCAACGCCGCGTACACTTGCTCGGCCTGGAACATTCGAACCCCTTCAATTTCGATATGACCCAGTCCACCACCACCGGCGACCATCTCGTAAACGAAGGTGATGATGAGCGAGATCGGCAGCGCGATCTGGATTCCGGAGATGATTCCCGGAGCCGATGCCGGCACGATCACCCTTCTGAGCAACTGGCGATCCGACGTGCCCATCATCCGCGCCGACCAGATCAGGTTCTCGTCGACGTCTCGAGCCGCGTTCCGGACGTTGATTGCAACAGGCCAGAAACAGCCAACTGCGACGAGGACGATCTTCGCGAAATCACCCGTCCCGAACCAGAACAGAAAGACCGGGACGAGCGCGATGACCGGAACCGGGTAGCCGACCTCGATGATCGGATCCCAGAACCAGCTTGCAATCCGACTACGAGCGCTCAACACGCCGACGATAATGCCAAGCACGCAGGCGATTACGAGCCCGAGTAGTGCGCGTCTGACCGTCAGATAGCCGTTGTAAATGAGCGTTCCGTCGACGGTTAGCTCGTAGAACGTCATGAGAACGCCCGACAGCGGCGGGAGGAAATAGTCGTGCACCATGTCCATCTGCGTCACGAGTTCCCACAGGATGAGCACGATGACCAGCGAGTAGATCGACTTGCCGACGTTGATCAGGTCGGTACGATCAACGGAGAACGCGTTACTTACGTCCATCGAACCACCTTCCGTTCGCCCCACTCGTAGCCCCGCACGGCGAAGAACGCGATCGCCGAGATCAACACGAGCACCGCGAACATCTCCGTGTACGCACCAACCTGACTGTACCGGAGGATTTCGAAGCCGACGCCCTGATTCGACGCGATGAGTTCCGCGCTCACCAGCGCGATAAACGCGATGGGGATCGCCTGGCGAATCCCCGTGAGGATGCTCGGAATCGTCGCCGGGATCACGACCTTCAGCGGAATCTGCCACGACGGCATTCCCATCATCTGGGCCGACCAGATGAGGTTCTGATCGACGGTCTGGGCCGCGTTGTAGCTATTCAGCACGATCGGGAGCAAGCACGCGAGGAAGACGATCAGAACCGACGTTTCCGTGCCGGTCCCCAGCCACAAAATCGCCAGCGGCACGAGCGCCGACTTGGGAATCGGGTAGATCAACGCCAGAAACACCTCGAAGAAGTTCTCAACCGGCTTCACTCGAGCCATCCCGACCCCCAGCAAGACGCCGATCGAAATGCTCAGGACGAGCCCAGCCGCGACTCGAAACAGCGACACCTGTAGGTGCGGGATGATATCGCCCGCGACGAGTAACTCCCAGGTGACGAATGCGACCTCCGAGGGCGGCGAGAGAACCGTGCTGGGGACGAACGTGCCGCTAGCGAACTCCCAGAAGCCGGCCACGATCACGAGCGGAATCCACTCGAAGACGAACCAGACGACCCGCTGAAGCGGTGCGGGCAGCGTCTCCTCGAGTGCCCCTAGTTGCAAATCGGCGTAGGACATCGTTAGAGTTGGGCCTCCGGCTGGGTCTCCTCGCGCAGGGATTGCCAGACCTGGTTTTTCACGTCGGTGTACTCGTCGGATAGGATGATGTCCTCGCGCGGCTGGGTGCGGTCGACGTCGATATCGACGGTCGTCTTTTTCGTCCCCGGGTGGCGCGTCATCACCATCACGCGTTCGGAGAGGTAAACCGCCTCCTCGACGTCGTGGGTGATGAAGATCACCGTCTTTCCGAGGTCGCCCCAGATCTCGAGGAGGTGATCCTGCAAGAGTTCCCGCAGCGGTTGATCGAGCGCACCGAACGGCTCGTCCATCAGGAGGATCTTTGGATCGTACGCCAGCGTCCGCGCGAGCGCGACCCGCTGTTTCATCCCGCCGGAGAGCTCTTTGGGATACTTGTCCTCGAAGCCGTCGAGGTCCATCATATCGATGAACTCCTGGGCCGTCGCCCGGCGCTGTTCTTTGGGAACGCCGTCCTGTTCGAGGCCGTAGGTGACGTTACCCATGACGGTGCGCCAGGGAAAGAGGGCGTAATCCTGGAAGACGACACCTCGGTCGGTGCCCGGCCCGTCGATGGGTTGGTCGTCGACGGCGATGGTGCCGGTCGATTCCTCGAGGAAGCCGGCGATGAGGTACAGCAGCGTGCTTTTGCCGCAGCCGCTGGGGCCGACGACGCTGAGAAACTGGCCGCTGGGCACTTCCAGTGAGAGGTCGTCGATCGCCTTCGTTCGTTCGTCGCCCGATTCGTACACCTTCTCCAGATTCGAGATCGTTACGTGTCCTTCGACCATCTTGGTAGTTGTTGGGTAGTGGATTTAGTTTGTACGCTATCAGTGCCGGTCACGGGCTATTGGTGTTAGAAGAATTGGTTTGTCGAGTGACTTTCCATATCGACCTGCTCATCGGTGAGCCCGAGATCGTACATCTCGTCCGTAATTCCCTGAAGCGACTCGAGGTCGATTTCGAAATCGCGATAGTAGTCGTTTTCGGTCAAGAGGAAGCTATCGACCTGCTCTTCAGGGAGGTCGAAGTGCTCGGCAGCCAGTGAGACGACTTCGTCGCGGTTGTTCTCCATGTACTCAATAACACCTTGGAAGTCTTCCATCCACGCTTGGATCTCATCTTCCTTATTATCAATTGCTCTATTAGTAGCCGTCGTGAAAGTATAGGGGTACGGTTGCAATTCTTCTGGGAACGCGTCTCGGGTGTTAAAGACCTCAGTTAGTCCTTCGTTCCTCGCACTTACGGCGAACAATCCCGGGAAAATCGCCGCATCGAAGATGCCGTCCTCGAGACCAGGAATAAAGGTCGGGAACCCCTGTTCGATGAATTCGACATCCTCCTCGTGATCGATACCGATCTGATCGAACATCTTCAGGTAGACAGAGTGAACACCGGACCCAACTGCGTTTACGGCCACAGAACGTCCCTCGAGATCTTCCGGTTCCGTGATGTCCGAGTCCGGTAACGAACAAACGGGAACCGAGAAGTAGTCCGGGTGAGCATCCCACATGTCGATAGCAATCGTCGTTATCCCGTCGGGAACGGCATCGGAAGTCACCGCGTTCGGGAAGCTCTGCATTGTCAGCAACCCGATATCAGCTTCATTGGCAGCCAGTGCATTTACTGTGTCGGGTGTACTGGAATTCTGGGTGATCTCGAACTCGTATGAGTCACCGACGTTCTCTAATTCATCCTGAATACCGGGAATATCCAGGAGCGATCCAAGGTTCTCAATTGGAACGACGAAATTAAACCGAATAGTCCCCTCACTGGATCCCGTACACCCTGCTAACCCCGTAATACCAGCAGCCGAAACGACTGCGCCTGTTTTAATGAATTGCCTTCTGCTACTTGGTAGCATATCATGGTAATCAGATGGTATCATTAAAAATGTTGCGGAATAGGTCACATACGTGTCTGTGTAGAGTGAGAACAACGGAATATTCACATACGAACTGAAACTAAAAATTATGTGTCTCTCGAAGTGGGGCCGATTATGTACAATTGGATCGATACAGGATCCACGGGCTCTTAGTCAAACGAGAAGGATCAGAGGACGCCTTCACCAGCGGATTCAGGCTAGTAGTGCCCAACTATGCACCCAGATCCGGAGAATATAACCTGTAAAGGAATGGGTTTGTAGGTACTTGGACGAGGTAGTGTTGTACAATGGATAACAGCCCACAGCCCGTTCCCTCCAGTTCGGCGGATGTCGGCATCAAGCCGATTTCGCAGGAAA contains these protein-coding regions:
- a CDS encoding ABC transporter permease — encoded protein: MSETTDVKSRLNSLLENDFIDSFRRGIKQYMTDRITIICLAFLTILVFISVFDQFIMPYEHDALHRTADGEIARLESPSSDHLLGTTSSGEDVFSQLIYGASSTLLTGVVGGLVIVSIGLTIGMVSGYYGGRVDSFLMRATDFAYGIPIIPTAIVLVAYFGMGFWSSVLIIGLLLWRGNARVFRSQVLQIKEREHIKAAKMLGASDWYVITRHILPNMMGMVVLFFALGTGITILLSAGLAFLGFMDPFVPSWGVMLRGAYSSGSMTEAWWWALPPGFMISSTVLSIFLLGRSYERVNEEQVNQVA
- a CDS encoding ABC transporter ATP-binding protein; this translates as MTEPLLEVENVDITYRMDSEDVHAVTDASFTIDSNEYFGLVGESGCGKSTLAKSLIRGLDSNGEVTSGTIRYKGEEIQDFSEKEYNEKIRWKEIAVIPQAAMNSLNPLTKLSEQAVEIAGVHTDWSEKKAISRLEELFDIVGLPESRVTDYPHQFSGGMKQRAIIAMSLLLNPTLIIADEPTTALDVIMQDQFLKHIDNLREKRDLALLLITHDIAVVFETCDSLAVMHGGQIAERGTTKEIFSAPRHPYTILLQKSFPDARYPDRELEVIEGSPPALREEVDYCTFASRCPWAEQQCRESMPLADSLNGTDSHAVACFRSDEMESLASDHMNTNETRHANAIESEGYEDDD
- a CDS encoding ABC transporter ATP-binding protein, translating into MVEGHVTISNLEKVYESGDERTKAIDDLSLEVPSGQFLSVVGPSGCGKSTLLYLIAGFLEESTGTIAVDDQPIDGPGTDRGVVFQDYALFPWRTVMGNVTYGLEQDGVPKEQRRATAQEFIDMMDLDGFEDKYPKELSGGMKQRVALARTLAYDPKILLMDEPFGALDQPLRELLQDHLLEIWGDLGKTVIFITHDVEEAVYLSERVMVMTRHPGTKKTTVDIDVDRTQPREDIILSDEYTDVKNQVWQSLREETQPEAQL
- a CDS encoding ABC transporter ATP-binding protein, which codes for MTTDDTEPILELRDVEKHFDQSTNIAETVRQTLFGESQEPVRAVDGVDLELSENQVHGIIGESGCGKSTLLLTLMGEHDPTSGEILFKGQPIAEFTKADWKQLRRKIQVIFQDPFNTMNPHFTVRETLKEPFKIHDIETDEGELLDMLETVRLTPPEEYIDRRESQLSGGEKQRVSIARALILEPEVVLADEPVSMLDVSTQASILKLLSELTEEYDVSMFYVSHDLSTVSYVCDRVNVMYLGRIIESAPTRKILTDPKHPYTQALINAIPIPDPFHKRTWTELDGTPGDAQNLPTGCRFKDRCPERMDVCDQQPAFKRHGEGNSHQVACHLYDKQTVGHSPAEITETGVSEQ
- a CDS encoding ABC transporter substrate-binding protein codes for the protein MLPSSRRQFIKTGAVVSAAGITGLAGCTGSSEGTIRFNFVVPIENLGSLLDIPGIQDELENVGDSYEFEITQNSSTPDTVNALAANEADIGLLTMQSFPNAVTSDAVPDGITTIAIDMWDAHPDYFSVPVCSLPDSDITEPEDLEGRSVAVNAVGSGVHSVYLKMFDQIGIDHEEDVEFIEQGFPTFIPGLEDGIFDAAIFPGLFAVSARNEGLTEVFNTRDAFPEELQPYPYTFTTATNRAIDNKEDEIQAWMEDFQGVIEYMENNRDEVVSLAAEHFDLPEEQVDSFLLTENDYYRDFEIDLESLQGITDEMYDLGLTDEQVDMESHSTNQFF
- a CDS encoding ABC transporter permease, with translation MSKLHYYLRRIVVTIFLIFGVASFLFLAFRLMPGDYATVLAGGGASAAELEEIRESWGLNQPLYVQYYEYMTNLVTGDFGTSHVSSEPVWNYVKNPLMNSLILVMPAILVAFVVGSVYGGLLGTRSGTALERYGILPPTVAGTTPNFFVGILLLLVFSSTLGWLPVSGMATSETYAAIESHYEIYLTGDFWKHYVLPFATIVLTFLYYPALVMRGSVIDVKGQEYTYFQRIAGLPSKTRFKHLMKHSSLPVITLLPAQTATAISGLVLIETVFNWPGIGTLLFESVLARDTPTIQFLFILVAVWIIVGNFLVDIFYTVIDPRITIED
- a CDS encoding ABC transporter permease translates to MSYADLQLGALEETLPAPLQRVVWFVFEWIPLVIVAGFWEFASGTFVPSTVLSPPSEVAFVTWELLVAGDIIPHLQVSLFRVAAGLVLSISIGVLLGVGMARVKPVENFFEVFLALIYPIPKSALVPLAILWLGTGTETSVLIVFLACLLPIVLNSYNAAQTVDQNLIWSAQMMGMPSWQIPLKVVIPATIPSILTGIRQAIPIAFIALVSAELIASNQGVGFEILRYSQVGAYTEMFAVLVLISAIAFFAVRGYEWGERKVVRWT
- a CDS encoding ABC transporter permease codes for the protein MDVSNAFSVDRTDLINVGKSIYSLVIVLILWELVTQMDMVHDYFLPPLSGVLMTFYELTVDGTLIYNGYLTVRRALLGLVIACVLGIIVGVLSARSRIASWFWDPIIEVGYPVPVIALVPVFLFWFGTGDFAKIVLVAVGCFWPVAINVRNAARDVDENLIWSARMMGTSDRQLLRRVIVPASAPGIISGIQIALPISLIITFVYEMVAGGGGLGHIEIEGVRMFQAEQVYAALIAIMILGFALDRALRMLRQRILRWT